One segment of Chlorocebus sabaeus isolate Y175 chromosome 24, mChlSab1.0.hap1, whole genome shotgun sequence DNA contains the following:
- the DMAC2L gene encoding ATP synthase subunit s, mitochondrial isoform X1: protein MCSAGSEQRLTCTDQMMLFGKVSQQLCGIKKLPWSCDSRYFWGWLNAVFNKVDYDRIRDVGPDRAASEWLLRCGAMVRYHGQERWQTDYNHLPTGPLDKYKIQAIDATNSCIMSIGFDHMVGLQHVEKIRLCKCHYIEDDCLLRLGQLENLQKSILEMEIISCGNVTDKGIIALRHLRNLKYLLLSDLPGVREKENLIQVFETALPSLELKLQLK from the exons ATCAAATGATGCTGTTTGGAAAAGTTTCCCAGCAGTTGTGTGGCATAAAGAAACTCCCATGGTCATGTGATTCCAGATACTTCTGGGGCTGGTTGAATGCAGTGTTTAATAA GGTGGATTATGATCGCATCAGGGATGTTGGCCCTGACAGGGCGGCATCTGAGTGGTTGCTGCGCTGTGGGGCCATGGTGCGCTACCATGGCCAGGAGAGGTGGCAGACGGATTACAACCACCTTCCAACAGGCCCTCTCGACAAATACAAGATTCAGGCTATTGACGCCACCAACTCTTGTATCATGAGCATTGGATTTGATCACATGG TGGGCCTACAGCATGTTGAAAAAATAAGGCTGTGCAAGTGTCATTATATCGAGGATGACTGTTTGCTGAGACTTGGTCAActtgaaaatttacaaaaaagcatattggaaatggaaataatatccTGTGGGAATGTCACAGACAAAGGCATCATTGCTTTGCGTCATTTAAG aaacctcaaatatttgttgttaagtgatcttcctggagtaagagaaaaagaaaatcttatccAAGTCTTTGAGACAGCACTGCCCTCTCTGGAACTAAAATTACAATTGaagtaa
- the DMAC2L gene encoding ATP synthase subunit s, mitochondrial isoform X2, with amino-acid sequence MCSAGSEQRLTCTDQMMLFGKVSQQLCGIKKLPWSCDSRYFWGWLNAVFNKVDYDRIRDVGPDRAASEWLLRCGAMVRYHGQERWQTDYNHLPTGPLDKYKIQAIDATNSCIMSIGFDHMVGLQHVEKIRLCKCHYIEDDCLLRLGQLENLQKSILEMEIISCGNVTDKGIIALRHLRQCLALLPRLECSCAISTHCNLCFPGLKRFSCLSLPSS; translated from the exons ATCAAATGATGCTGTTTGGAAAAGTTTCCCAGCAGTTGTGTGGCATAAAGAAACTCCCATGGTCATGTGATTCCAGATACTTCTGGGGCTGGTTGAATGCAGTGTTTAATAA GGTGGATTATGATCGCATCAGGGATGTTGGCCCTGACAGGGCGGCATCTGAGTGGTTGCTGCGCTGTGGGGCCATGGTGCGCTACCATGGCCAGGAGAGGTGGCAGACGGATTACAACCACCTTCCAACAGGCCCTCTCGACAAATACAAGATTCAGGCTATTGACGCCACCAACTCTTGTATCATGAGCATTGGATTTGATCACATGG TGGGCCTACAGCATGTTGAAAAAATAAGGCTGTGCAAGTGTCATTATATCGAGGATGACTGTTTGCTGAGACTTGGTCAActtgaaaatttacaaaaaagcatattggaaatggaaataatatccTGTGGGAATGTCACAGACAAAGGCATCATTGCTTTGCGTCATTTAAG acagtgtcttgctctgttgcccaggctagagtgcagttgtgcaatctcgactcactgcaacctctgcttccccgggctcaagcgattctcctgcctcagcctcccaagtagctga
- the DMAC2L gene encoding ATP synthase subunit s, mitochondrial isoform X3 encodes MMLFGKVSQQLCGIKKLPWSCDSRYFWGWLNAVFNKVDYDRIRDVGPDRAASEWLLRCGAMVRYHGQERWQTDYNHLPTGPLDKYKIQAIDATNSCIMSIGFDHMVGLQHVEKIRLCKCHYIEDDCLLRLGQLENLQKSILEMEIISCGNVTDKGIIALRHLRNLKYLLLSDLPGVREKENLIQVFETALPSLELKLQLK; translated from the exons ATGATGCTGTTTGGAAAAGTTTCCCAGCAGTTGTGTGGCATAAAGAAACTCCCATGGTCATGTGATTCCAGATACTTCTGGGGCTGGTTGAATGCAGTGTTTAATAA GGTGGATTATGATCGCATCAGGGATGTTGGCCCTGACAGGGCGGCATCTGAGTGGTTGCTGCGCTGTGGGGCCATGGTGCGCTACCATGGCCAGGAGAGGTGGCAGACGGATTACAACCACCTTCCAACAGGCCCTCTCGACAAATACAAGATTCAGGCTATTGACGCCACCAACTCTTGTATCATGAGCATTGGATTTGATCACATGG TGGGCCTACAGCATGTTGAAAAAATAAGGCTGTGCAAGTGTCATTATATCGAGGATGACTGTTTGCTGAGACTTGGTCAActtgaaaatttacaaaaaagcatattggaaatggaaataatatccTGTGGGAATGTCACAGACAAAGGCATCATTGCTTTGCGTCATTTAAG aaacctcaaatatttgttgttaagtgatcttcctggagtaagagaaaaagaaaatcttatccAAGTCTTTGAGACAGCACTGCCCTCTCTGGAACTAAAATTACAATTGaagtaa